atatatgcgtcaaagtaaacacatcgtaacttatgggtttcccaatgtgatatcccccatttttcaaacgaaagtctcttataaaccaagacattcttggaacgttcttcgaatgtcttacaaactgatctcgccttaaatagttgtgccgaagaattctggccgactctagacaagatttcatcaatcatgtctccgggtaggtctcttaaaatattgggttgtctatccattttgtgtttttaaactgtaaaatagacaagagttagattcataaaaaaaatacttactaatacaagcaatttttacatatatcataaagcataagaacactatattccatatattacaccacacgaatacaactatcttattccgactcgctcgtttattcttcttcggttttggttcgttttgccaagtttctagggatatatgatgttcccctaatacgagccgtcgttgtccacattggtttagaaaaacctggtggtttagaggttcccgggtcattgttacaacttaaggacttcgggggttgacgatacatataaagttcatcggggttggaattagatttctctatttttatgccctttcccttattattttcttttgcctttttaaattcagttggggtaatttctataacatcatcggaattctcgtcggaatccgattcatcggagaattggtaatcctcccaatattttgcttccttggcggaaacaccattgaccataattaactttggtcggttggttgaggattttcttttacttaaccgttttattatttcccccaccggttctatttcttcatccggttccgattcttcttcaggttccgattcttcttccggttccgactcttcttccggttcctcttcgggaacttgtgaatcagtccacaaatcattccaatttacatttgactcttcattattattaggtgagtcaatgggacttgttctagaggtagacatctatcacataatatcaaacacgttaagagattaatatatcacataatattcatatgttaaaaatatatagtttccaacaaaaatgttaagcaatcatttttaaagaaaacacggtcgaagtccagactcactaatgcatcctaacaaactcgataagacacactaatgcaaattttctggttctctaagaccaacgctcggataccaactgaaatgtcccgttcttattgattaaaaacgttccatattaattgatttcgttgcgaggttttgacctctatatgagacgtttttcaaagactgcattcatttttaaacaaaccataacctttatttcatcaataaaggtttaaaaggctttacgtagattatcaaataatgataatctaaaatatcctgtttacacacgaccattacataatggtttacaatacaaatatgttacaacaaaataagtttcttgaatgcagtttttacacaatatcatacaagcatggactccaaatcttgtccttatttaagtatgcgacagcggaagctcttaataatcacctgagaataaacatgcttaaaacgtcaacaaaaatgttggtgagttataggtttaacctatatatatcaaatcgtaacaatagaccacaagatttcatatttcaatacacatcccatacatagagataaaaatcattcatatggtgaacacctggtaatcgacaataacaagatgcatatataagaatatccccatcattccgggacacccttcggatatgatataaatttcgaagtactaaagcatccggtactttggatggggtttgttaggcccaatagatctatctttaggattcgcgtcaattagggtgtctgttccctaattcatagattaccagacttaataaaaaggggcatattcgatttcgataattcaaccatagaatgtagtttcacgtacttgtgtctattttgtaaatcatttataaaacctgcatgtattctcatcccaaaaatattagattttaaaagtgggactataactcactttcacagatttttacttcgtcgggaagtaagacttggccactggttgattcacgaacctataacaatatatacatatatatcaaagtatgttcaaaatatatttacaacacttttaatatattttgatgttttaagtttattaagtcagctgtcctcgttagtaacctacaactagttgtccacagttagatgtacagaaataaatcgataaatattatcttgaatcaatccacgacccagtgtatacgtatctcagtattgatcacaactcaaactatatatattttggaatcaacctcaaccctgtatagctaactccaacattcacatatagagtgtctatggttgttccgaaatatatatagatgtgtcgacatgataggtcgaaacattgtatacgtgtctatggtatctcaagattacataatatataatacaagttgattaagttatggttggaatagatttgttaccaattttcacgtagctaaaatgagaaaaattatccaatcttgttttacccataacttcttcattttaaatccgttttgagtgaatcaaattgctatggtttcatattgaactctattttatgaatataaacaaaaaaaagtataggtttctagtcggaaaaataagttacaagtcgtttttgtaaaggtagtcatttcagtcgaaagaacgacgtctagatgaccattttagaaaacatacttccactttgagtttaaccataatttttggatatagtttcatgttcataataaaaatcattttctcagaataacaacttttaaatcaaagtttatcatagtttttaattaactaacccaaaacagcccgcggtgttactacgacggcgtaaatccggttttacggtgtttttcgtgtttccaggttttaaatcattaagttagcatataatatagatatagaacatgtgtttagttgattttaaaagtcaagttagaaggattaacttttgtttgcgaacaagtttagaattaactaaactatgttctagtgattacaagtttaaaccttcgaataagatagctttatatgtatgaatcgaatgatgttatgaacatcattactaccttaagttccttggatgaacctactggaaaagagaaaaatggatctagcttcaatggatccttggatggctcaaagttcttgaagcaaaatcatgacacgaaaacaagttcaagtaagatcatcacttgaaataagattattatagttatagaaattgaaccaaagtttaaatatgattattaccttgtattagaatgataacctactgtaagaaacaaagatttcttgaggttggatgatcaccttacaagattggaagtgagctagcaaacttgaaagtattcttgattttatgaaactagaacttttggaatttatgaagaacacttagaacttgaagatagaacttgagagagttcaattagatgaagaaaattgaagaatgaaagtgtttgtaggtgtttttggtcgttggtgtatggattagatataaaggatatgtaattttgttttcatgtaaataagtcatgaatgattactcatatttttgtaatcttatgagatatttcatgctagttgccaaatgatggttcccacatgtgttaggtgactcacatgggctgctaatagctgatcattggagtgtatataccaatagtacatacatctaaaagctgtgtattgtacgagtacgaatacgggtgcatacgagtagaattgttgatgaaactgaacgagaatgtaattgtaagcatttttgttaagtagaagtattttgataagtgtattgaagtctttcaaaagtgtataaatacatattaaaacactacatgtatatacattttaactgagtcgttaagtcatcgttagtcgttacatgtaagtgttgttttgaaacctttaggttaacgatcttgttaaatgttgttaacccaatgtttataataacaaaagagattttaaattattatattatcatgatattatgatgtacgaatatctcttaatatgatatatatatacattaaatgtcgttacaacgataaacgttacatatatgtctcgtttcaaaatcattaagttagtagtcttgtttttacatatgtagttcattgttaatataattaatgatatgtttacttatcataatatcatgttaactatatatataaccatatatatgtcatcatatagttttttacaagttttaacgttcgtgaatcaccggtcaacttgggtggtcaattgtctatatgaaacctatttcaattaatcaagtcttaacaagtttgattgcttaacatgttggaaacatttaatcatgtaaacatcaatctcaattaatatatataaacatggaaaagttcgggtcactacaaaatttctaacacctattagctatatggaattgagtagtgaaaatatgtataacagattctagggaattgatcattatcctagacaactacacatatcaattaagctatccgaaagtatctacaagagtcgttcttacattcctatatagattaatcgtttgaacgcaacttaccccttttggtaaaagacgggtaaacacttgtcactaggtgcaaatcaatatactaaatcaacaagatggtgtttcttagttgaacaagtatactgactaattgaatcgaaaagattaaacttaacaagaatggttcttgtattcaaacatcaaactatcatgcataagaacaatcaatcaacaaaGGTAAACAATCAATATCTcgattattaatctagacaagcaaaaaaagaactagctaacaatcatatttaaagacaataacaaactggaaacaaagatagaattcattgaactaacaagaatcgacctcttgaagcaatcttggatgatgatcctgatgattcttgattccggattgaaatgatggattaggtgatcctggattactccaaggatcaccttgaatcgtaacctctgcctctgaaaatgactgtgtagtggtgtctcaagaatgaagctggaaaggggtttaaaaaggttgaacagtagctggaaagtagggtgcgccgagcgcacaaaagtacgtgcgcggcgcgcactgttcACCTACCACAATTCTACTTTACAGCTTGAGTTGCACGTTCAGATCTGCTTTACACGTCAGAGTGCGCGGagaaagtgcgctgagcgcactccttggcgcactatactattcatgctttttgacttgttttcgatcccAGAATTCTCTGATCAAAATTTAGACGAGTGAGCTGAACACACACCcgtggcgcactctactattcatcaactttttgacttgttttcgatctctgggtagtatcatccaaaatcttccatatttcttcaattacacaatgattctaactattttacaataaaatgaaatacaaacgaaaatactatgtttacacaagaaataaacaacgatagaacttgatattgcgactaaagatatgtctaatttgagcaatatcacCTCATTAGTCTAACACACCAACACATACGAATAACTTAATTCCATCACTAATGGAGAGGTATCAAGTAGAAGATCAACATCCTAACTTGTTCTTGTTCTTATGACATCTACATCATCTCTCAATTCAAGCAAGCTTTATGTCTTAGTCTTTATATTGTTATGAATTACATGATGATTATGATATGCTTAACATTTGAGTCATATCTCGTTGAATCACAACCTAGTTTTGATGCATCGAGCTTACATGTTTTTGCTTCCTCGACACGCTGGCTAGTTTGTTGTCTTCGAGCGGGTCTTTGAACTTTTCTCGTGTCTATGTGTTCGATAGGGAGGACGTTTTGGAGTCCGATTGGAAGTATCGTAGTGTTGGTCCCGATTAAGAACAGgaagttttgtgtgtgtgtgtgtgtgtgtgtgtatggagGGATGAATACAAATCTTTTgctaattaaaatattttaaacaGATAAGCAATTGATTATAAGCAAAGTTAAATGAGAGTCAAATATAATTTTCAACTTATTCTTTTTATTGATATAATCTCAAAGAATGAAGGTCATTTTGTAGCGGAAGAGATGACCTGTTGATACAGATTACGTCTAGATAGCTTAGAAAAACTTTTAAGTATATACAAGGTTACAAACTCTATTGATTTACTAACCCACACCACTAACTAAAACATAAGTGGAGTCTTCTTTATATAGAGTAACTAATAACCGGGTAAGAGCTCTATTGTCCGCTGGTCTAAAAGATGTTTGTACTTTAACAGACAAACTTGTAAGTAAGCACATGGCTCACTATTTGTTTATAAGCTATTTCTGGACCTGCCCAATTTGGGTGGACATaccatttgattaaacaaatagaatggtgAATCCCTAGGCTTTGACATTATGTATAGCCATGAACTGCGCATGAGTTATACCTCTGCATTCCACGTTGTCTTGTAAGATCACTAGTCAGTCGCCGACTTTTATCATTTTGTCTTTAACTTGGTCTTTGATATTAGTTGAATAGCACGCTTTGATGTAGACAACACATGAAAGAATTACGTTGCTGAGTGTTGGTGCTGTCGCCTCTTCTTCTTCTGCTGGTTCTTCTAAAATCTTCTGCTGATTAGCAATATACTTGCTGATACTGAGGAACCCTTATTTCAACTATCTTGTGTTGATAGCAAGGACCTCACAATTATCATAGAATCAGCAAACATGCTGATCTATACTTAAAACAATTTACATGAACATTTGTTGGTGACACATTACAATTAGTGTTTAATAATTATGTTCGGAAGAGATTGTTAGAATTGATCAATTATATTTCAATTTGGATCTTTGAATCTATTATATTTAACTTTTTATTAAGAAAAAGAAATAATAAAGTTATGCACAAAGGTTTGACCAGCAGAGTCGGCTAAACTCCCAATTTTCCACTAGCCATCCTAGTTAGGTAGCAAAGAATAAAAAACTGTATTATCACGTGATTACTATTCTTTAACCGTTTATTGcactttataaattaaaataaatttcTTTATTTGTAAATATGGTCCAAAATTAATTTCAATTATTTGTAAATGGTAGACCCCACTTCATTTTGTCTGCTGCTGATGCTGTTTTTTTCCCAACTACCACCTCTCTCACCAAACTCCCTCACAAAATCATTCATTCTGGAACTCAACTGCGATCTTTATTCCATCAATCGCTACATGTTTGTACCTTTTGCGTTCCAGTTGTAATCTAAGAATCAATTATACGTTAAATATAGGTACTTCTTCTCTAATTCAGTGTATCATTGTTTTTTTTAGAGCAAATGTGTAACTTATTACAGTAACATTCTTgtattagtgattacaagttatcaCCTTGTTCGTTCTTTTTGTGTAATGAATCAAGAACTTGTAAAGTAATTATCTTTTAACGCTACTTTTGCAGATAttgaattgggtattgttgttttgAGCTTTAAGGATTCAAATTAGGGTCAAAATGGCGGTTGCTGGTGCAGTGAGTTGTGGAATTGGTGGCGTTATAACTGAAAAAACGACAATTAGGAGACATCTGGGTACCGGATCACTAGCACAGAATCTTGGTTTAAATCGAATTGGGATTCAAAGTAGGAGATTGAAATCTAGAAATATAGTTAGGGGTTGTGGGTTGATTAGTGATCAAGAGGCTTTAGATTATGATTTGGGTGAATctaaattggatgaaagattagtTGAAACACGAGATCGGCTTATAAACGGTTCAATCGATGAACCAATGTAAGATATTTTGAACATTATTCATCTCTTTAATTAGTAATTGATGTTGTGTTTGTAATATAAAATGTGTAGTATTGAATTGTATTTGTGTATATTTTTTGCTTGTTAGCGAGTCAGTGGGAACTATAAGTAAGGTTGCACCGTCTCCAAGTGTGCAAACCGAGCTCGTAATGCTTGCATTGCCAGCTATTGCAGGACAAGCTATTGAACCTTTGGCACAACTTATGGAAACCGCTTATATCGGTAGACTAGGTAAACTTAATTTTTTAATCGTTATAAAATTTGAATTAAGCTTATTCTGTTGTATTGTTTTAGCTAATTTAGGTATATTTAGAAGATATATCTACTTAAATTAACCATCACTAAGGTGGCTTAGTGTCAAGACATTCACAAATGGTCATAATAACTTAGAAGGGTACAAAAGGGATTATTGACTActttttttaattagtttttttttttttttttttttttttttaaataaatgctAAGATGTATACTCGGTTCTCATTGAAGGTGCTATAGAGTTGGCATCAGCCGGTGTTTCCATTTCAATTTTCAATATAGTATCGAAGGTTTTCAATATTCCCCTGCTTAGCGTTGCTACTTCGTTTGTGGCCGAAGACATAGCTAAGCATGCACAAACTGAATCGGGTTTAGGTAAGTCAATTATCATGAAACTTTACTGAAAAATTCATCCATTTTTCTAATCTTTTAAATGATTATGAGTATAATGATATTAAATGCTTATTAATTTGCAGAAGAAAGAAGGCAGTTACCTTCAGTTTCTACCGCATTAGTTTTATCTGTCGGGATCGGTTTAATCGAGGCAACGGCGTTGTATTTTGGAGCCGGAATGTTTCTCAATTTGATGGGCATATCATCAGTAAGTAACAGAGTCTCGTACTAAATGCATGTATTTTACACAACTGATATTATTAATTAATCAATAGTTTATGACATTTTGTGTGTTGACTATTTGACCAGGCATCGTCAATGCGAGTGCCCGCACAACGGTTTCTACAACTTAGAGCACTTGGTGCACCTGCTGTTGTGCTTTCTCTCGCCATTCAAGGAGTCTTTCGGGGATTTAAGGATACAAAAACACCTGTATTTTGTCTAGGTTAGTTTTTTGTTATGTTCCTTTTAGAATTTGACTTGATTCAAATTGTGATTATTAAAATGGTTTTTACTCATGAATAGAACAAAATGTGCAGGGTTGGGAAATTTGGCAGCTGTGTTCTTTTTTCCAATTCTTATGTATGGTTTTAAATTGGGCGTCACTGGTGCTGCCATTTCAACCATTGCATCACAGTATGTATTTTTCATAACCTTCGTTACACATTGTAAATTTTGTGTCTCATAACTGATATTAGCCAACTGCTAGTATCATTATTAGAACTAAAAAAAGGAAATAAGATAGATAATGGATATTCAAGATAGATATAGATAGTACTAAGGCTATGTTTGGCACGGAGCTTTTTGAAGATTTTAGTAGCTTTTAGCTTTTATGAAAAGGCTCCTATTTAATAAAAAACTTTGTTTGGTTAAAAGAGCTTAGAGGTTTTAGACATATGGAAAAAACTAAAAGCTAATAGAACTAGCGTTTGAGAAAAAGCTCCTAGCTTTTTAgtcattttactctttattttaatAGTTTCAGCACTCTGCCAAAcacctaaatacatataaaaagctaACAATTACCAGCTATCATCTAGTTTGGCTAAACATACCCTAATAATCATATCCCTAAATAAATCAATTGAATAATAAACTTAACATAttttctaaataataatcttgTACGTATAAGTAACACTACGTCTCCCAACAGTGTTTCGTTTCAATATTTATGATGGTCATTTCAATTGTTCAGATATATTGTGACGTTTGCAATGATATGGCACCTTAATAAGAAGACTGTATTAAAAATACCTAAAATGGAGGACTTACATTTCGGAGGTTATCTAAAATCCGGTACGCGTTTCTTTCAAATAATATCTGATATGGTCAATTTGGTCAAACATAATTCAACAGTTCACGTGTTTTTTTTTGTTCCAGGCGGATTTTTACTTGGAAGAACTTTAGCTGCGGTTGCAACCGTAACTTTGAGTACATCAATGGCTGCTCGACAAGGTCCGATTGCCATGGCTGCTCATCAAATATGCTTGCAAGTTTGGTTATCTTCATCTCTTCTTGCAGACGCTCAAGCTTCGGCTGGTCAGGTATAATTCGTTCGGTTCAttcgttaatttaaaaaaaaaaaaaaaaaaattattattaatgtgaTATGGTttgatttgaaatatgtaattatgCAGGCTCTTATTGCTAGTTCTTTCTCTGAACGAAACTATAGTAGAGTTAAAGAGATAACGTTTTACGCATTAAAGGTTGGATCTTTTTGCCTCcttgtatcttttttttttttttttttttttttttttgtctataaaatttcattttttttaacaatttttttataaaattattttgTGTTGCAGACTGGATTAATAACTGGAGTTAGCTTAGCCATTATATTGGGTTTGACTTTTAGTACCTTAGCCACGTTGTTCACCAACGATGCAGAAGTTCTAACCATCGTAAGATCGGGTGTACTggtatgtaataaataaataaatttataaataattACTCTACTTTTTAACAAACACTTTAcattgtaaaataaaaaaaatttaaagatTCTGACCTAACCTGTTTTTACATTTCAATTAATAATTTAACAGTTTGTGAGTGCGAGTCAACCAATAACCGCACTTGCTTATATCTACGACGGCCTTCATTACGGAGTTTCAGATTTCTCATTTGCAGCATGCTCGATGGTACGAGTGATTTTTTTGTCCTAAACtagaataaataattaaatatcatGACTAATTCTTGATTTATAGATGTTGGTTGGAGCCATGTCATCGGCGTTTCTAGTTTATGCTCCCACGGTTTTTGGTCTTGCGGGTGTTTGGGCGGGTTTGACACTATTCATGGGTATGCGTGCCGTTGCAGGATATTTAAGGTAAGCTTGTTGCAAATGATATTTTGTTGTTTTCCAAATTACACATTACACATTTAACTTATACCAAACAGTCAACAGATGTTTGTAGCAACTTTTGAAATGGTCAAAAACCTATTCGGGAGATtcacatttcgaattttttttttgcagattagcAGAGAAGACTGGCCCATGGTGGTTCTTACAAGAAATCCCCAAACCTGAGGTATGATTACGCGAAACAGATTCGTcaatagaatatatttttttttttttgaaaggcaaggtaaATTTTATAAACTTAATAAGAAGAGTACAATAAGTATGCGATGGCATACTTTCAGCATATTACCTATATCCTAAATAAAAGACCAACAGAAAGTTACATGGATAGAACAAAAAGAAACAGAAACATGACATAGCTAGCCATGGTCTTCAAAATAGCTATAGGTTTAAGAGCCATTGGTTCTAATCCAACTTGATCTTTTTTGAGCGTCTCGATATCCATTCGAAAGATTTAATTTGAATCTCATTTAGTGATAAGGGTCCACTTCCTTTTTTCTTTCGAAAGACTACTTGATTCCTGTTTTGCCAAATTACGTAACCACACACCCATTCGACGACTTGCCATATTTTAGGAGTGTTTGTTGTAGCAGCTCCTTTAATACCTCGAAATCTTCCCTCTAAGTTTGTGTGACTCAAAGTCCCGGCATTCCACCATCGATATATTCTTTCCCAAAGATCTTTTGCGAATGTACATTCAAGAAAAATGTGTTCTATAGTTTCAATATTGTTGTCACAAATCGGACAACGCAATGAATCTAAATCGATACCTCTTTTGTCCAATTCGACACGAACCGGAATTCTTCCCAAAAGTACTCGCCAAATGAAGATGTTTATTTTTTGGGGAAGGTATTTATTAACCATGGTTTCGCGAACAGGGAGTGGAATGGTCAGGAGCTTTTCATCAACCTGGGATGTCAAGTTCGAAACAGTGTACTGTCCATCTCCTTGAAGATTACATTTCCATGCATCACTTTTATTGAAATGAAAGCTGTAGTTGTTAAGCATCGAAATTAGTTCATCAAGTTCATCTTGTGTTCTACTTGTAGGCAGCC
This window of the Rutidosis leptorrhynchoides isolate AG116_Rl617_1_P2 chromosome 7, CSIRO_AGI_Rlap_v1, whole genome shotgun sequence genome carries:
- the LOC139857791 gene encoding protein DETOXIFICATION 45, chloroplastic-like, translated to MAVAGAVSCGIGGVITEKTTIRRHLGTGSLAQNLGLNRIGIQSRRLKSRNIVRGCGLISDQEALDYDLGESKLDERLVETRDRLINGSIDEPIESVGTISKVAPSPSVQTELVMLALPAIAGQAIEPLAQLMETAYIGRLGAIELASAGVSISIFNIVSKVFNIPLLSVATSFVAEDIAKHAQTESGLEERRQLPSVSTALVLSVGIGLIEATALYFGAGMFLNLMGISSASSMRVPAQRFLQLRALGAPAVVLSLAIQGVFRGFKDTKTPVFCLGLGNLAAVFFFPILMYGFKLGVTGAAISTIASQYIVTFAMIWHLNKKTVLKIPKMEDLHFGGYLKSGGFLLGRTLAAVATVTLSTSMAARQGPIAMAAHQICLQVWLSSSLLADAQASAGQALIASSFSERNYSRVKEITFYALKTGLITGVSLAIILGLTFSTLATLFTNDAEVLTIVRSGVLFVSASQPITALAYIYDGLHYGVSDFSFAACSMMLVGAMSSAFLVYAPTVFGLAGVWAGLTLFMGMRAVAGYLRLAEKTGPWWFLQEIPKPEIAVSPKVL